The Pseudomonas alkylphenolica genomic sequence CAGATTGCCACTAGACTCGCCCTGGCGACCGATGACCAGCAGGCGCGTTTCGGTTTGCAGCTCTTGCAGGCTTTCCAGCAGATCGCCATGACGTTGCTTGGACTCCGGCGCGGCCACGCCATCCTTAATGGCCCGCTCTTTCGCGGCCGCAAGCATGATCCGCCCTTGCTCAAGGGCCAACTTTCCCCGCTGTTCATCCAGGGAAGCAAGCTCATCAAGCAGATGCTCGCGGCTGCCAAGGCCGATATTGCCACTCAAGTCGGCCGCAACTGGGTACTGGCGCTGATCCAACACATGCAAGAAGGTCAGCGGGGCTTCCAGGCTCAGACTGGCCCATGCTGCGTAGTCGCACACAGCTGGAGCCGAGGTGGAACCGTCGATACAGGCAATTACTTGGGTCATCGTTGTTCTCCTTCTCAGTGGCCCATGAGTTGATCAATGGCGTCGGGTTTATCGTGAACACCAAAGCGATCCACGATAGTGGCGCTTGCTTCGTTGAGACCCAGCACTTCAACTTCGGTGCCTTCGCGGCGGAACTTGATAACCACCTTGTCCAGGGCTGCAACAGCGGTGATATCCCAGAAGTGGGCGCGATTCAGGTCGATGGTTACCTTGTTCAGGGCTTCCTTGAAGTCGAAGGCCGCGACGAACTTGTCTGCCGAGCTGAAGAACACCTGGCCGGTGACGTTATAGCTACGATGCTCGCCGGCTTCGTCCAGCAAAGAGCTGATTGCCATGTAATGGCCAACCTTGTTGGCGAAGAACATCGCGGCCAGCAGCACGCCGGCCAGCACGCCGAAGGCCAGGTTGTGGGTGGCGACCACGACCACCACGGTGACGACCATGACAATGTTGGTCGACAACGGGTGCTTCTTCAGGTTGCGCAGCGAATCCCAACTGAAGGTGCCGATGGATACCATGATCATTACGGCTACCAGAGCAGCCATTGGGATCTGCTTCAGCCAATCGCCGAGGAATACCACCATCAGCAGCAGGAATACGCCTGCTGCCAGGGACGACAGGCGAGAGCGACCGCCGGATTTCACGTTGATGATCGACTGACCAATCATCGCGCAGCCGGCCATACCGCCGATCAGACCCGAAGCAATGTTGGCCACGCCCTGGCCCTTGCACTCGCGGTTCTTGTCACTAGGGGTGTCGGTCAGGTCGTCAACAATGGTCGCGGTCATCATCGACTCCAGCAGACCGACCACGGCCAGTGCTGCCGAGTAAGGGAAGATGATGGCCAACGTCTCGAACGTCAGCGGCACGTCAGGCCAGAGAAAGATTGGCAGCGTATCCGGCAGTTGACCCATATCACCGACCGTGCGGATATCCAGCCCAACCGACATGGCAACGGCGGTCAGCACGATGATGCACACCAGCGGCGATGGGATGAGCTTGCCGATCTTCGGGACATAGGGGAACAGATAAATGATGCCGAGGCCTGCGGCTGTCATGGCGTAGACGTGCCAGGTGACATTGGTCAGCTCGGGCAGCTGAGCCATGAAGATCAGGATCGCCAGCGCATTGACGAAGCCGGTCACCACCGAGCGCGAAACGAAGCGCATCAGCGAGCCGAGCTTCAGGTAGCCAGCACCAATTTGCAACACGCCACACAGCAGCGTGGCGGCCAGCAGATATTCAAGACCATGGTTCTTGACCAGGGTCACCATCAGCAGTGCCATGGCCCCTGTCGCGGCTGAAATCATGCCTGGGCGGCCACCGACAAAGGCGATCACTACGGCGATACAGAATGAGGCGTAGAGACCAACTTTGGGGTCGACGCCCGCAATGATAGAGAAAGCGATGGCTTCAGGGATCAGCGCAAGTGCGACGACGATCCCCGCGAGCACGTCGCCACGGACGTTGGAAAACCACGTTTGTTTGAGTGTTTGTAGCATCAGAATATCCAAAGCAATGCACCGCACGCATGCCAGGAAATGGCGAGCGCGTCGATACGAATTCAAATTGTGAGGATTATTTTGCTGTGCGCTTTGGGTGTAAGAACCGGGCGTACAGCAGTACGCAGCCGCGAGCGAAACTGGCGGAGGCGAGGTGTTGCGAGGGGGCGTAGCGCTAAGGCGGCGTAGGCTGCCAGTAGAGCGTTTGGAGTACAGTCATGCTGGTGTTCCTGTAGCTCAAGGGGTATGCGGAGCCAAAAGTATACAGTGAAGCTATCGTCGATTGCGATCCGCCGCCCTGCTTTGCGAAGCCACGTCTGAAATAGGCTTAGTCGAGGAGTATCGCCATCAGGAACGAAGGAAAATAATCAAAAAATGTTAGTGGGTTAATTCCCTTATAAATCAATATCTTACAACAAACTAACTGTTAGGATCATTCAGATATAACGATGGCTGTGTCATCGCCAGGAGCTACGACGCCAAGCCGTTTGTGAAAATGGGTGAGCCGTATTTCCAGATCAAGCAGAAGCTAAAGCAGCATGGCATCGTCGCGTTCTCCTCCAACTACGCGCTGTATGGCGACATGAGCGAGCGAGTCATGAGCTTGATCGAGTCCTTGGT encodes the following:
- a CDS encoding SulP family inorganic anion transporter — translated: MLQTLKQTWFSNVRGDVLAGIVVALALIPEAIAFSIIAGVDPKVGLYASFCIAVVIAFVGGRPGMISAATGAMALLMVTLVKNHGLEYLLAATLLCGVLQIGAGYLKLGSLMRFVSRSVVTGFVNALAILIFMAQLPELTNVTWHVYAMTAAGLGIIYLFPYVPKIGKLIPSPLVCIIVLTAVAMSVGLDIRTVGDMGQLPDTLPIFLWPDVPLTFETLAIIFPYSAALAVVGLLESMMTATIVDDLTDTPSDKNRECKGQGVANIASGLIGGMAGCAMIGQSIINVKSGGRSRLSSLAAGVFLLLMVVFLGDWLKQIPMAALVAVMIMVSIGTFSWDSLRNLKKHPLSTNIVMVVTVVVVVATHNLAFGVLAGVLLAAMFFANKVGHYMAISSLLDEAGEHRSYNVTGQVFFSSADKFVAAFDFKEALNKVTIDLNRAHFWDITAVAALDKVVIKFRREGTEVEVLGLNEASATIVDRFGVHDKPDAIDQLMGH